In the Cydia amplana chromosome 14, ilCydAmpl1.1, whole genome shotgun sequence genome, one interval contains:
- the LOC134654319 gene encoding uncharacterized protein LOC134654319, whose amino-acid sequence MVNMHFGKLNILLLVLVFSLDFVRCEENYDAAIDDDADEGVDDDAGVADDVGGDLAAANDGDAVADDDAVNVDPKTNFPINGDIIEAESVDPVDLYPGMKDPNPAHTCVPGTHFMIECNYCFCYKPNIQSCTFMSCRGFDKKKTLTSNPAKRLAFKRLRTPRRICGVATPDAVSHAAGKPLGGTAGRRRTPHGGAVERHR is encoded by the exons ATGGTAAACATGCATTTTGGaaagttaaatattttg CTACTAGTTCTGGTCTTCTCATTAGACTTTGTAAGATGTGAAGAAAACTATGACGCTGCAATCGATGATGACGCTGATGAAGGAGTCGATGATGACGCAGGGGTCGCAGACGATGTTGGCGGAGATTTAGCCGCTGCAAATGATGGTGATGCGGTGGCAGATGACGACGCAGTTAATGTTGATCCCAAGACAAATTTTCCCATAAATGGGGATATAATTGAAGCTGAAAGTGTAGATCCTGTAGATCTTTATCCAGGAAtgaaag ATCCTAATCCAGCGCACACATGTGTACCCGGAACACATTTCATGATCGAATGCAACTATTGCTTTTGCTACAAACCAAATATACAAAGCTGTACCTTTATGTCATGCAGAGGATTTGATAAAAAGAAGACACTGACAAGCAATCCGGCCAAAAGACTAGCATTCAAGAGGTTGCGCA CGCCGCGCCGCATATGCGGTGTCGCGACGCCGGACGCGGTATCGCACGCGGCGGGCAaaccgctcggcggcaccgcgggcCGCCGCCGCACGCCGCACGGCGGTGCCGTTGAGCGGCACCGCTAA
- the LOC134654320 gene encoding uncharacterized protein LOC134654320 — protein MDLLVLVFSLDFVRSDEDYDAAIDDDANDRVSDDADEGVSDDAGVADDAAANDDVVADDDAVNDDAMTNDPVNADLIEAEGVNYVEGSVSSESGAQTCVEGSHIKVDCNICYCYKSNIQGCTRVSCSKTENMKTLSSNPAKRLAFKKLREDATSCVPGETIKRGNCKCSCTIPSVLTCLEDCLR, from the exons atggaT CTACTAGTTCTGGTCTTCTCATTAGACTTTGTAAGGAGTGACGAAGACTATGACGCTGCAATCGATGATGACGCCAATGACAGAGTCAGCGATGACGCCGATGAAGGAGTCAGTGATGACGCAGGGGTCGCAGATGATGCCGCTGCAAATGATGATGTGGTGGCAGATGACGATGCGGTAAATGATGATGCGATGACAAATGACCCAGTAAATGCAGATTTAATTGAAGCTGAAGGCGTAAATTATGTTGAAG GTTCGGTATCGAGCGAATCTGGGGCGCAAACATGTGTAGAAGGATCACATATCAAGGTCGACTGCAACATTTGCTATTGCTACAAATCAAATATACAAGGCTGTACGAGAGTTTCGTGCAGTAAAACGGAAAATATGAAGACATTGTCAAGCAATCCGGCCAAAAGACTAGCATTCAAGAAGTTACGCG AGgatgcaactagttgcgttccTGGAGAGACGATAAAACGTGGAAATTGTAAGTGCAGTTGCACCATACCCAGCGTCTTGACGTGCCTTGAAGACTGCCTTCGATAG